From Variovorax sp. J2L1-78, the proteins below share one genomic window:
- the serA gene encoding phosphoglycerate dehydrogenase, translating into MSKTSLDKSKIKFLLLEGIHASAVEVLRGAGYTQIETLPKALQGEELKAKLADVHFLGIRSQSKLTADVLSAAPKLVAVGCFCIGTNQVDLNAARERGVAVFNAPYSNTRSVAELVLAEAILLLRGIPAKNALVHRGGWMKSAAQSHEIRGKTLGIVGYGSIGTQLSVLAEGLGMHVAFYDVVSKLPLGNARQVPQLHDLLAQSDIVSLHVPELPSTKWMIGPAEIAAMKQGGILINAARGTVVDIDALAEGITSGKLWGAAIDVFPVEPGSNNEEFQSPLRGLDNVILTPHIGGSTMEAQANIGGEVAEKLVKYSDNGTSITSVNFPEVALPAHPGKHRLLHIHHNVPGVLSAINQVFADNHINIASQYLQTNEKVGYVVTDIDAASSELAQEKLAQVPGTIRSRVLF; encoded by the coding sequence ATGAGCAAGACCTCCCTCGACAAAAGCAAGATCAAGTTCCTCCTGCTCGAGGGCATCCACGCCTCGGCGGTGGAGGTCCTCCGCGGTGCGGGCTACACCCAGATCGAGACGCTGCCGAAGGCGCTGCAGGGCGAGGAGCTGAAGGCCAAGCTGGCCGACGTGCATTTCCTGGGCATCCGCTCGCAGAGCAAGCTCACGGCCGACGTGCTGTCGGCCGCGCCCAAGCTGGTGGCCGTCGGCTGCTTCTGCATCGGCACCAACCAGGTCGACCTGAACGCGGCGCGCGAGCGTGGCGTGGCGGTGTTCAACGCGCCGTACTCCAACACCCGCTCGGTGGCCGAGCTGGTGCTGGCCGAGGCCATCCTGCTGCTGCGCGGCATCCCGGCCAAGAACGCGCTGGTGCATCGGGGCGGCTGGATGAAGTCGGCCGCCCAGTCGCACGAGATCCGCGGCAAGACGCTGGGCATCGTGGGCTACGGCTCGATCGGCACGCAGCTGTCGGTGCTGGCCGAAGGGCTGGGCATGCACGTGGCTTTCTACGACGTGGTGAGCAAGCTGCCCCTGGGCAATGCGCGCCAGGTGCCGCAACTGCACGACCTGCTCGCCCAGAGCGACATCGTGAGCCTGCACGTGCCCGAGCTGCCGTCGACGAAATGGATGATCGGCCCGGCCGAGATCGCCGCCATGAAGCAAGGCGGCATCCTGATCAATGCCGCGCGCGGCACGGTGGTCGACATCGACGCGCTGGCCGAAGGCATCACGAGCGGCAAGCTCTGGGGCGCCGCCATCGACGTGTTCCCGGTGGAGCCGGGCAGCAACAACGAGGAATTCCAGTCGCCGCTGCGCGGGCTCGACAACGTCATCCTCACGCCGCACATCGGCGGCTCGACGATGGAGGCGCAGGCCAACATCGGCGGCGAGGTGGCCGAGAAGCTGGTGAAGTACAGCGACAACGGCACCTCGATCACCTCGGTGAACTTCCCCGAGGTGGCGCTGCCGGCCCACCCGGGCAAGCACCGCCTGCTGCACATCCACCACAACGTGCCGGGGGTGCTGTCGGCCATCAACCAGGTGTTCGCGGACAACCACATCAACATCGCGTCGCAGTACCTGCAGACGAACGAGAAGGTGGGCTACGTGGTGACCGACATCGACGCCGCGTCGTCCGAACTGGCGCAGGAAAAGCTGGCCCAGGTGCCCGGCACCATCCGCAGCCGGGTGCTTTTTTAA
- the ugpB gene encoding sn-glycerol-3-phosphate ABC transporter substrate-binding protein UgpB produces MQLKTLALTMALAATLAHTAQAQTEIQWWHSMTAVNGEWVNDLAKQFNESQKDYKIVPTYKGTYDESMTASIAAFRAGNAPHILQVFEVGTATMQASKGAIVPVGQVMKDAGEKFDPAAYIPAVAGYYTAPNGQMLSFPFNSSTTVFYINKDAFKAAGLDTTKLPSTWPEVTAAAAKLKASGHKCPFTTAWQGWTQLESFSAWHNVEFATKSNGLAGLDARMKINSPLHVRHIENLANMAKQGLFIYKGRGNVPEASFVSGECAMINTSSGFYGNVAKNAKFAYAVAPLPYYPDVAGAPQNTVIGGASLWVMSGKKPAEYKGVAKFFSFISQPDVQSASHKRTGYLPVTTASYKLTEDSGFYKQNPGTDVAVTQMIRKVTDKSRGIRLGNYVQIRAIEDEELEQVWGGKKTAKEALDEIVKRGNEQLERFQKANKS; encoded by the coding sequence ATGCAATTGAAAACGCTCGCCTTGACCATGGCGCTTGCGGCAACCCTGGCCCACACGGCCCAGGCCCAGACCGAGATCCAGTGGTGGCACTCGATGACCGCCGTCAACGGCGAGTGGGTCAACGACCTGGCCAAGCAATTCAATGAAAGCCAGAAGGACTACAAGATCGTGCCGACCTACAAGGGCACGTACGACGAATCGATGACCGCATCGATCGCCGCCTTCCGCGCCGGCAATGCACCGCACATCCTGCAGGTGTTCGAAGTGGGCACCGCGACCATGCAGGCCAGCAAGGGCGCCATCGTGCCCGTGGGCCAGGTCATGAAGGACGCGGGCGAGAAGTTCGACCCGGCCGCCTACATCCCCGCCGTGGCCGGCTACTACACCGCGCCGAACGGCCAGATGCTGAGCTTCCCGTTCAACAGCTCGACGACGGTTTTCTACATCAACAAGGACGCCTTCAAGGCGGCCGGCCTCGACACGACGAAGCTGCCGTCGACCTGGCCCGAAGTGACGGCCGCCGCCGCCAAGCTCAAGGCCAGCGGCCACAAGTGCCCGTTCACCACGGCCTGGCAGGGCTGGACCCAGCTCGAGAGCTTCTCGGCCTGGCACAACGTCGAATTCGCGACCAAGAGCAACGGCCTGGCCGGCCTCGACGCGCGCATGAAGATCAATTCGCCGCTGCACGTGCGCCACATCGAGAACCTGGCGAACATGGCCAAGCAGGGTCTGTTCATCTACAAGGGCCGCGGCAACGTGCCCGAGGCCTCGTTCGTGTCGGGCGAGTGCGCCATGATCAACACGTCGTCGGGCTTCTACGGCAACGTCGCCAAGAACGCCAAGTTCGCCTATGCCGTCGCACCGCTGCCCTACTACCCCGATGTCGCCGGCGCACCGCAGAACACCGTGATCGGCGGCGCCAGCCTGTGGGTCATGTCGGGCAAGAAGCCGGCCGAGTACAAGGGCGTGGCCAAGTTCTTCAGCTTCATCTCGCAACCTGACGTGCAGTCCGCCAGCCACAAGCGCACCGGCTACCTGCCGGTGACGACGGCCTCGTACAAGCTCACCGAGGACTCGGGCTTCTACAAGCAGAACCCCGGCACCGACGTGGCCGTGACGCAGATGATCCGCAAGGTGACCGACAAGAGCCGCGGCATCCGCCTGGGCAACTACGTGCAGATCCGCGCCATCGAGGACGAAGAACTCGAACAGGTCTGGGGCGGCAAGAAGACCGCCAAGGAAGCGCTCGACGAGATCGTCAAGCGCGGCAACGAACAGCTCGAACGCTTCCAGAAGGCAAATAAGAGCTGA
- the ugpA gene encoding sn-glycerol-3-phosphate ABC transporter permease UgpA: MEKRVFFRSGWLPWLLLTPQMLVILVFFFWPAAQALFQSLQQQDPFGTSVEFVGLDNFRQLFDDPSYVESFKTTALFSVLVAGIGISLSLMLAVFADRVTRGATFYKTMLILPYAVAPAVAAVLWVFMFSPSLGVVAYALGKLGIDWNHLLNSGHAMTLIVMASVWKQISYNFLFFLAGLQSIPKSLIEAAAIDGARPWRRFWTVQFPLLSPTTFFLLVINVVYAFFDTFAIVDAATQGGPGKDTAILVYKVYYDGFKAMDLGGSAAQSVVLMLIVVALTVIQFRYVEKKVNY, translated from the coding sequence ATGGAAAAACGCGTCTTCTTTCGCTCCGGCTGGCTGCCGTGGCTTCTGCTGACACCGCAGATGCTGGTCATCCTGGTGTTCTTCTTCTGGCCCGCAGCGCAGGCGCTGTTCCAGTCGCTGCAGCAGCAGGATCCCTTCGGCACCTCGGTCGAATTCGTCGGCCTGGACAACTTCCGGCAGCTGTTCGACGACCCGAGCTATGTCGAGTCGTTCAAGACGACCGCGCTGTTCTCGGTGCTGGTGGCCGGCATCGGCATCAGCCTGTCGCTGATGCTCGCCGTCTTCGCCGACCGCGTGACCCGTGGCGCGACCTTCTACAAGACCATGCTGATCCTGCCGTACGCGGTGGCACCGGCCGTCGCGGCCGTGCTGTGGGTCTTCATGTTCTCGCCGTCCCTGGGCGTGGTGGCTTACGCCCTGGGCAAGCTCGGCATCGACTGGAACCACCTGCTCAATTCCGGCCATGCCATGACGTTGATCGTGATGGCCTCGGTGTGGAAGCAGATCTCGTACAACTTCCTGTTCTTCCTGGCCGGGCTGCAGTCCATTCCCAAGTCGCTGATCGAGGCTGCCGCCATCGACGGCGCCCGCCCGTGGCGCCGTTTCTGGACGGTGCAATTCCCCCTGCTCTCGCCCACCACCTTCTTCCTGCTGGTGATCAACGTCGTCTACGCCTTCTTCGACACCTTCGCGATCGTCGACGCGGCGACGCAGGGCGGCCCGGGCAAGGACACGGCGATCCTGGTCTACAAGGTCTACTACGACGGTTTCAAGGCGATGGACCTGGGCGGATCGGCCGCGCAATCGGTGGTGCTCATGTTGATCGTCGTCGCGCTGACGGTGATCCAGTTCCGCTACGTCGAGAAGAAAGTGAATTACTGA
- the ugpE gene encoding sn-glycerol-3-phosphate ABC transporter permease UgpE — MVEKRGTHGILAHVVMVLGVFIVAFPLYLAFVASTHTAQEIVQAPMPLLPGSNMLDSYKGALFGRASAAGSNAPVAHMMWVSFVTAMVISIGKITISLLSAFAIVYFRFPFKKICFWAIFVTLMLPVEVRILPTYKVLSDLNMLNTYAGLTVPLIASATATFLFRQFFLTVPEELTEASRMDGASPMRFFFDVLLPLSKTSIAALFVIQFIYGWNQYLWPLLATTGEDMYPVVVGIKRMIAGGDGQNEWNVVMATAILAMLPPALVVVLMQKWFVKGLVDTEK, encoded by the coding sequence ATGGTCGAGAAACGCGGAACCCACGGGATCCTGGCACATGTGGTGATGGTGCTGGGCGTCTTCATCGTCGCCTTCCCCCTCTATCTGGCCTTCGTCGCGTCCACCCACACGGCGCAGGAGATCGTGCAGGCGCCGATGCCCCTGCTGCCCGGCAGCAACATGCTCGACAGCTACAAGGGCGCACTGTTCGGCCGGGCATCGGCCGCCGGCTCCAACGCCCCGGTGGCCCACATGATGTGGGTCAGCTTCGTGACCGCCATGGTCATCTCGATCGGCAAGATCACGATCTCGCTGCTGTCGGCCTTCGCCATCGTCTACTTCCGCTTCCCCTTCAAGAAGATCTGCTTCTGGGCGATCTTCGTGACGCTGATGCTGCCGGTGGAGGTGCGGATCCTGCCGACCTACAAGGTGCTGTCGGACTTGAACATGCTCAACACCTACGCGGGCCTCACGGTGCCGCTGATCGCGTCGGCCACGGCGACCTTCCTGTTCCGGCAGTTCTTCCTGACGGTGCCCGAGGAACTCACCGAGGCCTCGCGCATGGACGGTGCGAGCCCGATGCGCTTCTTCTTCGACGTGCTGCTGCCGCTGTCAAAGACCTCGATCGCGGCGCTGTTCGTGATCCAGTTCATCTACGGCTGGAACCAGTACCTCTGGCCGCTGCTGGCCACCACTGGCGAAGACATGTACCCGGTGGTCGTGGGCATCAAGCGGATGATCGCCGGCGGCGACGGCCAGAACGAATGGAACGTCGTGATGGCCACCGCCATCCTGGCGATGCTGCCGCCCGCGCTGGTCGTGGTGCTGATGCAAAAGTGGTTCGTCAAGGGCCTGGTTGATACAGAGAAATAA
- the ugpC gene encoding sn-glycerol-3-phosphate ABC transporter ATP-binding protein UgpC, whose product MAALSLRNVIKRYGVGPKANQVIHGVSAEIADHEFIVIVGPSGCGKSTLLRMVAGLEEVSAGEIRIGDRVVNDLEPSERDIAMVFQNYALYPHMTVFDNMAYGLKIAKVPVPEIKTRVDKAAKILELGHLLERKPRELSGGQRQRVAMGRAIVRQPQVFLFDEPLSNLDAKLRAQTRIEIQKLHRELGITSLFVTHDQVEAMTLAQRIIVMNGGVMDQFGTPEEVYNRPATTFVASFIGSPPMNLLKHAPGVRPGHILGVRPEHLKLDQTGWTVQVEHVELLGAERLVYGRIGDEQIIMRTDAVDHPPTAGDTVHISAPQDRLHWFDAGSGKRAA is encoded by the coding sequence ATGGCTGCTCTTTCCCTTCGCAACGTCATCAAACGCTACGGCGTCGGCCCCAAGGCCAACCAGGTCATCCACGGCGTGAGCGCCGAGATCGCCGACCACGAGTTCATCGTCATCGTCGGGCCTTCGGGCTGCGGCAAGTCGACGCTGCTGCGCATGGTCGCCGGCCTGGAGGAAGTCTCCGCCGGCGAGATCCGCATCGGCGACCGCGTGGTCAACGACCTCGAGCCGTCGGAACGCGACATCGCCATGGTGTTCCAGAACTACGCGCTCTACCCGCACATGACGGTCTTCGACAACATGGCCTACGGCCTGAAGATCGCCAAGGTGCCGGTGCCCGAGATCAAGACGCGGGTCGACAAGGCCGCGAAGATCCTCGAACTGGGCCATCTGCTCGAGCGCAAGCCGCGCGAGCTGTCCGGCGGCCAGCGCCAGCGCGTGGCCATGGGCCGCGCGATCGTGCGCCAGCCGCAGGTCTTCCTCTTCGACGAGCCGCTGTCGAACCTCGACGCCAAGCTGCGCGCCCAGACCCGCATCGAGATCCAGAAGCTGCACCGCGAACTCGGCATCACCTCGCTGTTCGTCACGCACGACCAGGTCGAGGCCATGACGCTGGCGCAGCGCATCATCGTGATGAACGGCGGCGTGATGGACCAGTTCGGCACGCCCGAGGAGGTCTACAACCGCCCGGCCACGACCTTCGTGGCCAGCTTCATCGGCTCGCCGCCGATGAACCTGCTCAAGCACGCGCCGGGCGTGCGCCCCGGCCACATCCTGGGCGTGCGGCCGGAGCATCTCAAGCTCGACCAGACCGGCTGGACGGTGCAGGTCGAGCACGTCGAACTGCTGGGCGCCGAGCGCCTGGTGTACGGCCGCATCGGCGACGAGCAGATCATCATGCGCACCGACGCGGTCGACCACCCGCCGACGGCCGGCGACACGGTGCACATCTCGGCACCGCAAGACCGCCTGCACTGGTTCGACGCCGGCTCCGGAAAGCGCGCCGCCTGA
- the ugpQ gene encoding glycerophosphodiester phosphodiesterase, producing the protein MRADWPYPRWVAHRGAGKLAPENTLAAFRLGAQHGYRMFECDAKLSADGVPFLMHDSTLERTTSGHGVGGDQPWHALSQLDAGSWHSRAYAGEPLATLENAARFCLHNGFLLNIEIKPTPGAERRTGEVVARDAQRLWAGQAIPPLLTSFKTDALAGARDTAPGLPRGLLLDTLWDGWLATARDLGCVAIVCNHALWDAHTVAQARDAGLRTLSYTVNDDWAAERLIALGTDGIITDRVDLFSPAR; encoded by the coding sequence ATGCGCGCGGACTGGCCCTACCCCCGCTGGGTCGCCCACCGCGGCGCCGGCAAGCTTGCACCCGAGAACACGCTGGCGGCCTTTCGCCTGGGCGCGCAGCACGGCTACCGCATGTTCGAGTGCGACGCCAAGCTGAGCGCCGACGGCGTGCCCTTCCTGATGCACGACAGCACGCTGGAGCGCACGACCAGCGGCCACGGCGTCGGGGGTGACCAGCCCTGGCACGCCCTGTCGCAACTCGATGCCGGCAGCTGGCATTCACGCGCCTATGCCGGCGAACCGCTGGCCACGCTGGAAAACGCCGCGCGCTTTTGCCTGCACAACGGCTTCCTGCTGAACATCGAGATCAAGCCGACGCCCGGCGCCGAGCGCCGCACCGGCGAAGTCGTAGCACGCGACGCGCAGCGGCTGTGGGCCGGCCAGGCGATCCCGCCGCTGCTCACCTCCTTCAAGACCGACGCGCTGGCCGGCGCCCGCGACACGGCACCCGGGCTGCCGCGCGGCCTGCTGCTCGACACCCTGTGGGACGGTTGGCTGGCCACGGCACGCGACCTGGGCTGCGTGGCCATCGTCTGCAACCATGCGCTGTGGGACGCGCACACCGTCGCGCAGGCCCGCGACGCTGGCCTGCGCACGCTGAGCTACACGGTGAACGACGACTGGGCGGCCGAGCGGCTCATCGCCCTCGGCACCGACGGCATCATCACCGACCGGGTCGACCTGTTCAGCCCCGCGCGCTGA
- a CDS encoding DUF3772 domain-containing protein, translated as MTFFPRWLAAGLLAALLAASGPAWAQSTTAAATPAADSSAPLDPEVTVPALRARLDKIPETVERNEDITAFVTETQDIVTLAQRFVASRSGPLADLNARLGELGTAPPKGTAEDPDITRQRTALEKERNALDADIRLARLVSVDAQQRASDLRSQRRALFEARLLERSHSPLSGAFWRSIAAAWPADSDRLKSFATEVRTGASTALRGEHGGMVVAVLVGALLLAFVGTWAAEHALTQLASRVFPKGRLRRSLLALSTVVMTVFVVGLAAQWAWQSLQDAGDWGPMALRLGDAVARFALFVGFVIGLGRALLAQRRPSWRLPPMADGMAARMAFFPWLIAGVGTLSWLTTQVNTIMDASLAATVLTHAASALTLTALTAIMVMRLRLPEADLGTADTGKPADAKRTESPADAAEPLPERPLWVGLLTGGVAAVLIAICVLVAIGYVSLASFIASQLVWTGVVAAAAYLLFKFFDDLAMALLSSRSNVGQRLQKSLNVAPTTLDQAAVVLSGVLRVTLFFYLVIALLAPLGTTPDELFQRSGQVGASLKVGQFELVPGALLGALGVLVIGFIALRLFKRWLDNSYLPSTTLEPGMRSSLTTLLGYVGGILVIASALSALGIGVERIAWVASALSVGIGFGLQAIVQNFISGLILLAERPVKVGDWVVLGTAEGDVRRINVRATEIQLGDRSTLIVPNSEFITKTVRNMTLANAEGRVLIRLPMPLTTDANRAREVLLAACSAHDGILPTPAPSVMLDGIENGFLIFQVIAYVQSPRLAGGVRSDLLFSMLDGLKQADLPLVAYAAPPAPQPTVPGEPPPVTAALPPAA; from the coding sequence ATGACATTCTTTCCACGCTGGCTCGCGGCCGGGCTTCTGGCAGCGCTGCTCGCCGCGTCCGGCCCCGCCTGGGCGCAATCGACGACGGCCGCCGCGACACCGGCTGCGGACAGCAGCGCCCCCCTCGACCCCGAAGTGACCGTGCCCGCGCTGCGGGCGCGGCTGGACAAGATTCCCGAGACGGTCGAGCGCAACGAGGACATCACCGCCTTCGTCACCGAGACGCAGGACATCGTCACCCTCGCCCAGCGCTTCGTGGCCTCGCGTTCGGGCCCGCTGGCCGACCTCAACGCCCGCCTCGGCGAGCTGGGCACGGCACCGCCCAAGGGCACCGCCGAAGACCCGGACATCACCCGCCAGCGCACCGCGCTGGAGAAGGAGCGCAACGCGCTCGATGCGGACATCCGCCTCGCGCGGCTGGTGTCGGTCGACGCCCAGCAGCGCGCCAGCGACCTGCGGTCGCAGCGGCGCGCCCTGTTCGAGGCACGCCTGCTCGAGCGCTCGCACTCGCCGTTGAGCGGCGCCTTCTGGCGCAGCATCGCCGCCGCCTGGCCGGCCGACAGCGACCGGCTGAAGTCGTTCGCCACCGAAGTGCGCACCGGCGCCTCGACCGCGCTGCGCGGCGAGCATGGCGGCATGGTCGTCGCGGTCCTCGTCGGCGCGCTGCTGCTGGCCTTCGTCGGCACCTGGGCCGCCGAGCATGCCCTGACGCAGCTGGCGTCACGGGTCTTTCCGAAGGGCCGCCTGCGGCGTTCGCTGCTGGCACTCAGCACGGTGGTGATGACGGTGTTCGTCGTCGGGCTGGCGGCGCAGTGGGCCTGGCAGTCGCTGCAGGACGCCGGCGACTGGGGACCGATGGCGCTGCGCCTGGGCGATGCCGTGGCCCGCTTCGCCCTCTTCGTGGGTTTCGTGATCGGGCTCGGACGGGCCCTGCTGGCACAGCGCCGGCCGTCCTGGCGGCTGCCGCCCATGGCCGACGGCATGGCCGCGCGCATGGCCTTCTTCCCGTGGCTGATCGCCGGCGTCGGGACGCTGAGCTGGCTCACCACGCAGGTCAACACGATCATGGATGCGAGCCTCGCCGCCACCGTGCTCACGCATGCGGCGAGCGCGCTGACGCTGACCGCGCTCACGGCGATCATGGTGATGCGACTGCGACTGCCCGAGGCCGATCTCGGCACCGCCGACACCGGCAAGCCGGCCGACGCCAAGCGTACGGAATCACCGGCCGATGCGGCCGAGCCCCTGCCGGAGCGCCCGCTCTGGGTCGGCCTGCTGACCGGCGGCGTCGCGGCCGTGCTGATCGCGATCTGCGTGCTGGTGGCCATCGGCTACGTGTCGCTGGCCAGCTTCATCGCCAGCCAGCTGGTCTGGACCGGCGTGGTGGCGGCCGCGGCGTACCTGTTGTTCAAGTTCTTCGATGACCTGGCGATGGCGCTGCTGTCCTCGCGCAGCAACGTGGGGCAGCGGCTGCAGAAAAGCCTGAACGTGGCACCGACGACCCTCGACCAGGCGGCGGTGGTGCTGTCGGGCGTGCTCCGCGTCACGCTCTTCTTCTACCTGGTCATCGCGCTGCTGGCGCCGCTGGGCACCACGCCCGACGAGCTGTTCCAGCGCAGCGGCCAGGTCGGCGCCAGCCTCAAGGTCGGGCAGTTCGAGCTGGTACCGGGGGCGCTGCTGGGTGCGCTCGGCGTGCTGGTGATCGGCTTCATCGCGCTGCGGCTCTTCAAGCGCTGGCTCGACAACAGCTACCTGCCGAGCACGACGCTCGAGCCGGGCATGCGCAGTTCGCTCACCACGCTGCTGGGCTACGTCGGCGGCATCCTGGTGATCGCCTCGGCGCTGTCGGCGCTGGGCATCGGCGTCGAACGCATCGCGTGGGTGGCCAGTGCCTTGTCGGTGGGCATCGGCTTCGGCCTGCAGGCGATCGTGCAGAACTTCATCTCCGGCCTGATCCTGCTGGCGGAACGGCCGGTGAAGGTGGGCGACTGGGTGGTGCTCGGCACCGCCGAGGGCGACGTGCGGCGCATCAACGTGCGCGCCACCGAGATCCAGCTGGGCGACCGCTCGACCCTGATCGTGCCCAACTCGGAATTCATCACGAAGACCGTACGCAACATGACACTGGCCAACGCCGAGGGCCGCGTGCTGATCCGCCTGCCGATGCCGCTGACCACCGACGCCAACCGGGCGCGCGAGGTGCTGCTGGCCGCCTGCAGTGCGCACGACGGCATCCTGCCGACGCCAGCGCCGTCGGTGATGCTCGACGGCATCGAGAACGGCTTCCTGATCTTCCAGGTGATCGCGTACGTGCAAAGCCCGCGGCTGGCCGGCGGCGTGCGCAGCGACCTGCTCTTCAGCATGCTCGACGGGCTGAAGCAGGCCGACCTGCCGCTGGTCGCCTACGCGGCGCCGCCAGCGCCGCAACCGACCGTTCCGGGCGAGCCGCCGCCGGTCACGGCCGCCCTACCGCCCGCCGCCTAG